The following proteins are co-located in the Bosea sp. AS-1 genome:
- a CDS encoding NADH-quinone oxidoreductase subunit D, with amino-acid sequence MTEHNIRNFSINFGPQHPAAHGVLRLVLELDGEVVERVDPHIGLLHRGTEKLIEAKTYLQAVPYFDRLDYVAPMNQEHAFALAVERLAGVTVPRRGQLIRVLYSEIGRILSHLLNVTTQAMDVGALTPPLWGFEEREKLMIFYERACGARMHAAYVRPGGVHQDIPVSLIHDIAEWCDPFLKVCDDLEGLLTDNRIFKQRNVDIGVVDLETCWKWGFSGVMVRGSGAPWDLRKSQPYECYEEMEFDIPVGKNGDCYDRYCIRMEEMRQSVRIMKQCCEKLLAPDGGGPVSSLDGKMVPPKRGEMKRSMEALIHHFKLYTEGYKVPAGEVYAAVEAPKGEFGVYLVSDGTNKPYRCKIKAPGFAHLQAMDFMCRKHMLADVSAILGSLDIVFGEVDR; translated from the coding sequence ATGACCGAGCACAACATCCGCAACTTCTCGATCAATTTCGGTCCGCAGCACCCGGCCGCGCACGGCGTTCTTCGCCTCGTGCTGGAGCTGGACGGCGAGGTGGTCGAGCGCGTCGATCCGCATATCGGCCTGCTGCATCGCGGCACCGAGAAGCTGATCGAGGCCAAGACCTATCTCCAGGCCGTGCCCTATTTCGACCGGCTCGACTATGTCGCGCCGATGAATCAGGAGCATGCCTTCGCGCTGGCGGTCGAGCGCCTCGCCGGCGTGACCGTGCCGCGCCGCGGCCAGCTCATCCGTGTGCTCTATTCCGAGATCGGCCGCATCCTCTCGCATCTCCTGAACGTCACCACGCAGGCGATGGACGTCGGCGCGCTGACGCCTCCGCTCTGGGGCTTCGAGGAGCGCGAGAAGCTGATGATCTTCTACGAGCGGGCCTGCGGGGCGCGCATGCACGCGGCCTATGTCCGCCCCGGCGGCGTGCACCAGGACATCCCCGTCTCGCTGATCCACGACATCGCCGAGTGGTGCGACCCGTTCCTCAAGGTCTGCGACGACCTCGAAGGATTGCTCACCGACAACCGCATCTTCAAGCAGCGCAACGTCGATATCGGCGTGGTCGATCTCGAGACCTGCTGGAAATGGGGCTTCTCGGGCGTGATGGTGCGCGGCTCCGGCGCGCCGTGGGACCTGCGCAAGTCGCAGCCCTACGAATGCTACGAGGAAATGGAGTTCGACATCCCCGTCGGTAAGAACGGCGACTGCTACGACCGCTACTGCATCCGCATGGAGGAGATGCGCCAGTCGGTCCGCATCATGAAGCAGTGCTGCGAGAAGCTGCTGGCGCCCGATGGCGGCGGCCCGGTCTCCTCGCTCGACGGCAAGATGGTGCCGCCCAAGCGCGGTGAGATGAAGCGCTCGATGGAAGCGCTGATCCACCATTTCAAGCTCTACACCGAGGGCTACAAGGTGCCGGCCGGCGAGGTCTATGCCGCCGTCGAGGCGCCGAAGGGCGAGTTCGGCGTCTATCTGGTCTCCGACGGCACCAACAAGCCCTATCGCTGCAAGATCAAGGCCCCGGGCTTCGCCCATCTCCAGGCCATGGATTTCATGTGCCGCAAGCACATGCTCGCCGACGTCTCCGCGATCCTCGGCTCCCTCGACATCGTCTTCGGGGAGGTCGATCGTTGA
- a CDS encoding GFA family protein, producing MASGHQPLSGGCLCGAVRFTATPEKQEMDVCHCGMCRKWSGGVFMAVPCSGVSVADEQALGVYPSSDWGERVFCKTCGSSLFWRLREGGDGHVAVAFQSFDDQSSFDFVSEIFIDEKPALYAFAGERPRLTGDEFLARVAAKQGGTA from the coding sequence ATGGCGTCCGGCCACCAACCTCTGTCCGGCGGCTGCCTCTGCGGCGCGGTTCGTTTCACCGCGACGCCCGAGAAGCAGGAGATGGACGTCTGCCATTGCGGCATGTGCCGGAAATGGAGCGGCGGCGTCTTCATGGCAGTGCCGTGCTCCGGTGTGTCCGTGGCGGACGAGCAGGCGCTCGGCGTCTATCCGTCTTCCGACTGGGGGGAGCGGGTCTTCTGCAAGACCTGCGGGTCAAGCCTGTTCTGGCGCCTGCGCGAAGGCGGGGACGGCCATGTCGCGGTGGCCTTCCAAAGCTTCGACGATCAATCGTCCTTCGACTTCGTCTCGGAGATTTTCATCGATGAAAAGCCGGCGCTCTATGCGTTTGCCGGCGAGCGGCCACGGCTGACCGGGGACGAGTTCCTGGCCCGCGTCGCGGCAAAGCAGGGCGGCACGGCATGA
- the nuoE gene encoding NADH-quinone oxidoreductase subunit NuoE — MSVRRLAPDPIQPASFAFTAANENWIDQQIAKYPEGRQASAVIPLLWRAQEQEGWVSRAVIETVAKRLGMAPMRVLEVATFYTMFNLQPVGEYFVQLCGTTPCALRGAEALKKVCEEVIGPQSTVTADGKLSWLEVECLGACCNAPMAQINVDYYEDLNPDSFRKLLDDLRHGRPTKPGPQDGRIGSAPAGGPDTLKDPALYNGSMIGAGDWQKRILEQRKAAAEAAAAKAAAEAEAKKAAEAEAKKAEATPAAVAAKPATETAAAGRPKPSAPAQPSSAANDTPAAKGKVDKKDVVEAAKPAVDESKPELLTTARGGKGDDLELIWGVGPKLAKMLNEMGVWHYDQIAKWTPAELAWVDARLTGFKGRALRDDWIAQSKKLATGWRPESKLGDKPAE; from the coding sequence ATGTCTGTCCGCCGTCTCGCACCTGATCCCATCCAGCCCGCCTCCTTCGCCTTCACCGCGGCGAACGAGAACTGGATCGACCAGCAGATTGCCAAGTATCCGGAAGGCCGCCAGGCCTCGGCCGTCATCCCGCTGCTGTGGAGGGCGCAGGAGCAGGAAGGCTGGGTCTCGCGCGCCGTCATCGAGACCGTTGCCAAGCGTCTCGGCATGGCGCCGATGCGGGTGCTCGAGGTCGCGACCTTCTACACCATGTTCAACCTGCAGCCGGTGGGCGAGTATTTCGTCCAGCTCTGCGGCACGACGCCTTGCGCCCTGCGCGGCGCCGAGGCGCTGAAGAAGGTCTGCGAGGAGGTCATCGGCCCGCAATCGACCGTCACGGCCGATGGCAAGCTCTCCTGGCTCGAGGTCGAGTGCCTTGGCGCCTGCTGCAACGCCCCGATGGCGCAGATCAATGTCGACTACTACGAGGACCTGAACCCGGATTCCTTCCGCAAGCTCCTCGATGACCTGCGTCACGGTCGGCCGACCAAGCCCGGTCCGCAGGACGGCCGCATCGGCTCCGCTCCGGCGGGTGGGCCCGACACGCTGAAGGACCCTGCGCTGTACAACGGCTCCATGATCGGCGCCGGCGACTGGCAGAAGCGCATTCTTGAGCAGCGCAAGGCGGCTGCGGAAGCTGCCGCCGCCAAGGCTGCTGCCGAGGCGGAAGCCAAGAAGGCTGCCGAAGCCGAGGCGAAGAAGGCCGAGGCCACCCCGGCCGCCGTCGCCGCCAAGCCTGCGACCGAGACGGCTGCTGCGGGCCGTCCGAAGCCCTCCGCGCCCGCCCAACCCTCCAGCGCGGCCAACGATACGCCGGCTGCCAAGGGCAAGGTGGACAAGAAGGATGTCGTCGAGGCCGCAAAGCCCGCCGTCGACGAGAGCAAGCCCGAACTGCTGACCACCGCACGCGGCGGCAAGGGCGACGATCTCGAGCTGATCTGGGGCGTCGGGCCGAAGCTCGCCAAGATGCTCAACGAGATGGGGGTCTGGCACTACGACCAGATCGCCAAATGGACGCCGGCGGAGCTCGCCTGGGTCGATGCGCGCCTGACCGGCTTCAAGGGCAGGGCGCTGCGCGACGACTGGATTGCTCAGTCGAAGAAGCTCGCCACGGGCTGGCGCCCGGAGTCGAAGCTTGGCGACAAGCCGGCAGAGTGA
- the nuoF gene encoding NADH-quinone oxidoreductase subunit NuoF yields the protein MLADRDRIFTNLYGLHDRTLKGAIQRGAWDGTKFLLEQGRDWIIDEMKKSGLRGRGGAGFPTGLKWSFMPKQSDGRPHYLVVNADESEPGTCKDREIMRNDPHTLVEGCLIASFAMGAHAAYIYIRGEYVREREALQRAVDEAYEAKLIGKDNVHGYPFDLYVAHGAGAYICGEETALLESLEGKKGMPRLKPPFPANMGLYGCPTTVNNVESIAVAPTILRRGAAWFSSIGNPNNVGTKLFCVSGHVNKPCNVEEAMGIPFRELIEKHCGGIRGGWDNLKAVIPGGSSVRMVPAEQIIDTPMDFDSLSKLRSGLGTAAVIVMDKSTDIVRAIARISHFYKHESCGQCTPCREGTGWMWRVMERMAEGRAQKREIDMLLDVTKQIEGHTICALGDAAAWPIQGLIAHFRHEIEQRIDDYAANPHSEPVRLMAAE from the coding sequence ATGCTCGCAGATCGCGATCGCATCTTCACCAATCTCTACGGCCTGCATGACCGTACCCTGAAGGGTGCGATCCAGCGCGGCGCCTGGGACGGCACCAAGTTCCTGCTGGAGCAGGGCCGGGACTGGATCATCGACGAGATGAAGAAGTCCGGCCTGCGCGGCCGCGGCGGTGCCGGTTTCCCGACCGGGCTGAAATGGTCGTTCATGCCCAAGCAGAGCGATGGGCGCCCGCACTATCTCGTCGTCAATGCCGACGAGTCGGAGCCGGGCACCTGCAAGGATCGCGAAATCATGCGCAACGACCCGCATACGCTGGTCGAGGGCTGCCTGATCGCCTCCTTCGCCATGGGCGCGCATGCGGCCTATATCTACATTCGCGGCGAATATGTCCGCGAACGCGAGGCGCTGCAGCGCGCCGTCGACGAGGCCTATGAGGCCAAGCTCATCGGCAAGGACAATGTCCACGGCTATCCCTTTGATCTCTATGTGGCTCACGGCGCCGGCGCCTATATCTGCGGCGAGGAGACGGCGCTGCTGGAGAGCCTCGAGGGCAAGAAGGGCATGCCGCGGCTGAAGCCGCCTTTCCCGGCCAATATGGGTCTTTATGGCTGCCCGACGACGGTGAACAACGTCGAGTCGATCGCGGTCGCCCCCACCATCCTGCGCCGTGGCGCAGCCTGGTTCTCCTCGATCGGCAATCCGAACAATGTCGGCACCAAGCTGTTCTGCGTCTCTGGCCATGTGAACAAGCCCTGCAACGTCGAAGAGGCGATGGGCATTCCGTTCCGCGAGCTGATCGAAAAGCATTGCGGCGGCATCCGCGGCGGCTGGGACAATCTCAAGGCGGTCATCCCCGGCGGGTCGTCGGTGCGCATGGTCCCGGCCGAGCAGATCATCGACACGCCGATGGATTTCGATTCGCTCTCGAAGCTGCGCTCGGGCCTCGGCACGGCGGCGGTGATCGTGATGGACAAGTCGACAGACATCGTCCGCGCGATCGCCCGCATCAGCCATTTCTACAAGCATGAGAGCTGCGGCCAGTGCACGCCCTGCCGCGAGGGCACGGGCTGGATGTGGCGCGTCATGGAGCGCATGGCCGAGGGCCGCGCCCAGAAGCGCGAGATCGACATGCTGCTCGACGTCACCAAGCAGATCGAGGGTCACACGATCTGCGCGCTCGGCGACGCCGCGGCCTGGCCGATCCAGGGCCTGATCGCGCATTTCCGTCACGAGATCGAGCAGCGCATCGACGACTATGCCGCCAACCCGCACAGCGAGCCTGTGCGCCTGATGGCGGCGGAGTGA